From Spirosoma agri, one genomic window encodes:
- a CDS encoding c-type cytochrome domain-containing protein has translation MTRLIFLQANAAQPSDWVLFFGRFHPLLVHLPIGFLLIAGLLELDRLTRRKSVSPHTITLILFWSAVSATMACVFGYMLSLGGGYDTETLSDHKWQGIGVAAFAWIAWSVKSENLGRIIPFAQLVYLPALFVSLLLLLAAGHQGGNLTHGSDYLTQYAPTPLRTLAGLAPKQKEVKIEPITDVNQAMVYQQIVNPILQTRCVQCHNADKSKAGLRLDNPDMIKKGYEDGPVLVAGKSSTSELVKVCLLPEDDDNHMPPKGKPQLTESQVALLTWWIDQGASFDKKVSQLVVNDAIRPVLASLGGGGPVTASAGGAVAAGPAPESPVLTMKVPAADPKVIEAVKKTGLLVLPLSKEQNQLEVSAVNARTYGDAQAALLHKLSDQIVWLKLGDTEISDAALAQVAKLKNLQKLHLEQTKITDAGLKQLNGLTNLEYLNLYGTAITDAGLTELVRLKNLKTVYLWQTNVTAQGLAALKKERPTLEIIGGISEQAVAEFAKATSADDKADESKKN, from the coding sequence ATGACTAGACTGATTTTTCTACAGGCGAATGCGGCTCAACCATCGGATTGGGTGTTGTTCTTTGGCCGTTTTCATCCGCTTCTTGTCCATTTGCCCATTGGTTTTCTGCTCATTGCGGGACTTCTTGAACTCGATCGGTTGACCCGGCGCAAGTCGGTTAGTCCGCACACCATTACGTTGATTCTGTTCTGGTCGGCGGTTAGTGCAACGATGGCCTGTGTATTCGGCTACATGCTCTCACTGGGGGGCGGTTATGATACCGAAACGCTCAGCGATCACAAATGGCAGGGTATTGGTGTGGCCGCGTTTGCCTGGATTGCCTGGTCCGTAAAATCCGAGAATCTGGGTCGTATCATTCCGTTTGCGCAGCTTGTGTATTTGCCGGCTCTTTTCGTGTCGCTATTGTTGCTGCTGGCAGCTGGTCATCAGGGCGGTAACTTAACCCACGGTTCTGATTACCTGACTCAATATGCACCAACGCCCCTGCGAACGCTGGCCGGTCTAGCGCCGAAACAGAAGGAAGTGAAGATCGAGCCAATCACGGACGTGAATCAGGCGATGGTCTACCAGCAGATCGTTAACCCGATTCTTCAGACCCGTTGCGTTCAGTGCCACAATGCCGATAAGTCGAAAGCGGGTCTTCGGCTCGATAATCCGGATATGATCAAAAAGGGATACGAAGATGGCCCGGTGTTGGTGGCGGGTAAAAGTAGCACGAGCGAACTGGTGAAGGTTTGTTTATTGCCTGAGGACGATGACAACCATATGCCGCCGAAAGGGAAGCCACAACTCACCGAGAGTCAGGTTGCGCTACTGACGTGGTGGATCGATCAGGGAGCTTCGTTTGATAAGAAGGTGTCGCAACTGGTTGTCAATGATGCCATTCGACCGGTTTTGGCGTCGCTGGGCGGTGGTGGTCCGGTTACTGCTTCGGCGGGTGGCGCAGTCGCTGCGGGACCTGCTCCCGAATCACCCGTCCTGACCATGAAGGTACCCGCTGCCGATCCGAAGGTGATCGAAGCGGTAAAGAAAACAGGCTTACTGGTGTTGCCGCTTTCCAAAGAACAAAACCAGTTGGAGGTCAGCGCGGTCAACGCCCGGACGTATGGAGATGCGCAGGCCGCTCTGCTGCATAAACTCAGCGACCAAATTGTCTGGTTGAAACTGGGCGACACCGAAATTTCTGATGCAGCACTGGCACAGGTTGCCAAACTGAAAAACCTGCAAAAACTACACCTCGAACAAACGAAAATAACCGACGCGGGTCTGAAACAGCTCAACGGATTAACCAATCTGGAGTATCTGAACCTCTACGGAACGGCCATTACCGATGCCGGACTTACTGAACTGGTGCGTCTAAAAAATCTTAAAACGGTCTATCTCTGGCAAACCAACGTAACGGCGCAGGGACTGGCAGCCTTGAAGAAAGAACGGCCAACGCTGGAGATCATCGGTGGTATCAGCGAGCAAGCGGTTGCCGAGTTCGCCAAAGCCACGTCGGCGGATGACAAAGCGGACGAATCGAAAAAGAATTGA
- a CDS encoding GH3 auxin-responsive promoter family protein: protein MGIRSVVSKPLAKLVVERQQAWMYQPAEAQQRWLRKLLEGGRNTVFGLNHHFRDIQTVDEFRQAVPIRDYEDLKPYIEQILAGSSDVLWKGKPLYFAKTSGTTSGTKYIPITKESIPNHINSARDALLNYINETGNSAFLDKKLIFLSGSPELTQKAGINIGRLSGIVNHHVPAYLRSNQLPSYETNVIDDWETKLERIIDETLTQPMSLISGIPPWVQMYFDRIQERTGKSIKDVFPDFSLFVYGGVNFEPYRAKLFESIGKRIDSIETYPASEGFIAFQDSQTEEGLLMLLDSGIFFEFIAADDYFTENPRRLTIDEVELGRNYAVIINNNAGLWGYSLGDTVKFVSREPYRLVVTGRIKHFISAFGEHVIGEEVEKALQYAMQLHPETEVVEFTVAPMVSPKEGLPYHEWFIEFATPPNDPAAFARDVDNRLIGLNVYYDDLITGSILQPLKLNSLPRGAFQRYMKSQGKLGGQNKVPRLANDRKIAEGLLEIGQNV, encoded by the coding sequence ATGGGAATTCGTTCAGTCGTTAGTAAGCCACTGGCTAAATTGGTCGTAGAGCGACAGCAAGCGTGGATGTACCAACCCGCCGAAGCGCAGCAGCGCTGGCTGCGGAAGCTGTTGGAGGGTGGCCGCAACACCGTATTTGGCCTCAACCATCACTTCCGGGATATCCAGACGGTCGACGAATTTCGACAGGCCGTTCCCATTCGCGACTACGAAGATCTCAAACCCTACATTGAACAGATTTTAGCGGGCTCTTCGGACGTGCTCTGGAAAGGCAAGCCGCTTTACTTTGCAAAGACGTCGGGCACTACCTCGGGCACGAAATACATTCCTATCACCAAAGAATCCATCCCGAACCATATCAACTCGGCCCGCGACGCCCTGCTGAACTACATCAACGAAACGGGCAACAGCGCCTTTCTCGACAAAAAGCTCATTTTCCTGTCCGGCAGCCCTGAACTCACGCAGAAAGCAGGGATTAATATCGGGCGGCTGTCGGGCATCGTCAACCACCACGTTCCGGCTTATCTGCGCAGCAATCAACTGCCCAGCTACGAAACCAACGTCATCGACGATTGGGAAACCAAGCTGGAACGCATCATCGACGAAACGTTGACGCAGCCGATGTCGCTGATATCGGGCATTCCACCGTGGGTGCAGATGTACTTCGACCGGATTCAGGAACGAACCGGCAAATCGATCAAGGACGTATTTCCCGATTTTTCGCTGTTCGTCTACGGCGGTGTCAACTTCGAGCCGTATCGGGCCAAACTGTTCGAGAGCATCGGGAAGCGAATCGACTCGATTGAAACCTATCCGGCTTCGGAGGGCTTCATTGCGTTTCAGGATTCGCAGACCGAAGAAGGCTTGCTAATGCTTCTGGATAGTGGCATCTTTTTTGAGTTCATTGCTGCCGACGACTACTTTACCGAAAACCCGCGCCGACTGACCATTGACGAGGTCGAATTGGGCCGAAACTACGCTGTCATTATCAACAACAACGCTGGCTTGTGGGGTTACTCCCTCGGCGATACGGTTAAATTTGTTTCGCGCGAGCCGTACCGCTTAGTGGTGACGGGCCGGATCAAGCATTTTATTTCGGCTTTTGGCGAACACGTCATCGGCGAAGAAGTTGAGAAGGCATTACAATATGCCATGCAGCTGCATCCCGAAACGGAAGTCGTTGAATTCACGGTCGCTCCAATGGTCAGCCCGAAAGAGGGGTTACCGTATCACGAATGGTTTATCGAATTTGCGACGCCCCCCAACGACCCGGCGGCTTTCGCCCGTGATGTTGATAACCGATTGATCGGATTGAACGTCTATTACGACGACCTGATCACGGGCTCCATTTTGCAACCGCTCAAATTGAACAGCCTTCCGCGCGGGGCATTTCAGCGGTACATGAAATCGCAGGGTAAATTAGGTGGTCAGAATAAAGTCCCCCGCTTAGCCAACGACCGAAAAATTGCAGAAGGATTGCTGGAGATAGGCCAAAACGTTTAA
- a CDS encoding sensor histidine kinase, whose product MNLRLRTRYLIYIVALHLVLIALIGWELRENKALFIASEVLMLLSIYVAVRIYRSFRQPSTFIASGIEAIRDKDFTIKFVPTGNREVDELITVYNLMIDQLRQERTRQVEQQFFLNKLVDAAPIAILIFDFDDRIASVNPRACQLLGMLPEAIVTKRLEELGYSLLAHIADLADGESRVMKPNGIETYKILRSNFVDRGFRRSFLMIEELTPEILASEKKAYSKVIRMMAHEVNNSIGAVNSILTITESELPDSELKQAVRVAIDRNDRLNRFMRRFADVVRLPPPNLTPGDMAALTHNVVRLMQPQAEAATIALTITTPDTPVIQSIDEGQLEQVLVNIVKNALEACEPGHRVEVLLSARQLLIRDNGAPIPEAVAIHLFNPFFSTRPSGQGIGLTLTREILLNHGFTFSLQTEPNGWTVFAISWA is encoded by the coding sequence ATGAACCTACGCCTGCGAACCCGTTATCTGATCTACATCGTTGCCCTGCATCTGGTGCTGATCGCACTGATTGGCTGGGAGCTACGGGAGAACAAAGCCTTGTTTATCGCTTCCGAAGTGCTGATGCTGCTCTCGATTTACGTAGCGGTGCGTATTTACCGGTCGTTTCGGCAACCGTCAACGTTTATTGCGTCGGGCATCGAAGCCATTCGGGATAAGGACTTTACGATCAAGTTTGTGCCGACCGGAAACCGGGAAGTCGATGAATTGATTACGGTCTACAACCTGATGATCGATCAGCTCCGACAGGAACGTACCCGGCAGGTGGAGCAGCAATTCTTTCTGAACAAACTCGTTGACGCAGCCCCCATTGCCATCCTGATTTTTGATTTCGATGATCGGATTGCCTCCGTCAACCCACGCGCCTGCCAGTTGCTGGGTATGCTGCCCGAAGCCATCGTCACCAAACGATTGGAAGAACTTGGGTATTCGTTGCTGGCTCACATTGCTGATTTGGCCGACGGTGAATCACGCGTAATGAAACCGAATGGTATCGAAACGTACAAAATACTACGCTCGAATTTTGTCGATCGGGGCTTCAGACGATCATTCCTCATGATTGAGGAGCTGACGCCGGAAATTCTGGCCAGCGAAAAGAAAGCGTATAGTAAGGTCATTCGGATGATGGCGCACGAGGTCAACAACTCCATCGGAGCCGTCAACTCCATTCTGACCATTACCGAATCCGAACTGCCCGACTCCGAGCTGAAACAGGCCGTTCGGGTAGCCATTGATCGCAACGACCGGCTCAACCGCTTCATGCGTCGCTTTGCCGATGTGGTGCGGCTCCCCCCGCCTAACCTCACACCCGGCGACATGGCGGCATTAACGCACAACGTTGTCCGACTCATGCAGCCACAGGCCGAAGCGGCTACCATTGCGCTCACCATTACAACACCCGATACGCCCGTCATACAGTCCATCGACGAAGGGCAGTTAGAGCAGGTGCTGGTCAACATTGTCAAAAATGCGCTTGAAGCATGTGAACCGGGCCACCGCGTTGAGGTGCTTCTTTCGGCTCGCCAATTACTCATTCGCGACAACGGGGCACCAATTCCCGAAGCCGTTGCCATTCATTTGTTCAATCCGTTTTTCAGTACCAGACCCAGTGGACAAGGTATTGGCCTCACGCTAACGCGGGAAATTCTGCTGAATCACGGGTTCACCTTTTCGCTCCAGACCGAGCCGAACGGCTGGACCGTTTTTGCCATTTCGTGGGCGTAG
- a CDS encoding rod shape-determining protein encodes MGLFNFLTSDIAIDLGTANTLIIHKDRIVVDEPSIIAMDKVSGKVLAIGHKAMQMHEKTNENIKTIRPLKDGVIADFTAAELMIRGLIKMIDTGSKLFSPSHRMVICIPSGITEVEKRAVKDSAEHAGAKEVYMVHEPIAAAIGIGIDITQPNGTMIVDIGGGTTEIAVIALSGIVCEQSIRIAGDVFTRDIVDYMRREHNLLIGERSAEQIKMEVGSALPELDNPPADYEIRGRDLMTGIPKEIKVTYSEIAYALDKSISKIEEATMKALEISPPELSADIYTNGIHLTGGGALLHGLDKRLGAKTKLPIHVADDPLKAVVKGTGEVIKNLDMYRSVLIS; translated from the coding sequence ATGGGACTTTTCAATTTTTTAACCAGCGACATTGCGATTGACCTGGGCACGGCGAATACCTTGATTATTCACAAGGATCGGATTGTGGTGGATGAGCCTTCGATTATTGCAATGGACAAAGTCAGCGGTAAAGTGCTGGCCATTGGTCATAAGGCCATGCAAATGCACGAAAAGACCAATGAAAATATTAAGACAATTCGCCCGTTGAAAGACGGCGTCATTGCCGACTTTACAGCCGCTGAGCTGATGATTCGGGGCCTGATCAAGATGATTGATACGGGTAGCAAACTGTTTTCACCTTCGCATCGAATGGTTATTTGTATACCATCCGGGATCACGGAAGTTGAGAAGCGGGCCGTTAAAGATTCCGCCGAGCATGCCGGAGCGAAAGAAGTTTATATGGTGCACGAACCGATTGCTGCTGCGATCGGTATCGGTATCGATATCACCCAGCCAAATGGTACGATGATCGTCGATATTGGTGGGGGTACTACAGAGATTGCCGTCATTGCCTTGTCTGGTATCGTTTGTGAACAATCGATCCGGATTGCCGGTGATGTGTTCACCCGCGATATTGTCGATTACATGCGTCGGGAGCACAACCTGCTTATCGGTGAACGTTCGGCCGAGCAAATTAAAATGGAAGTCGGTTCGGCGCTTCCAGAACTCGACAATCCTCCCGCCGATTACGAAATCCGGGGTCGCGATTTGATGACGGGTATCCCGAAAGAGATCAAGGTTACCTACAGTGAAATTGCCTATGCGTTAGACAAATCGATTTCCAAAATCGAAGAAGCGACCATGAAGGCGCTGGAAATTTCGCCACCGGAGTTGTCGGCCGACATTTACACGAATGGTATTCACCTGACGGGGGGCGGTGCGCTGCTGCACGGCCTCGACAAGCGGCTGGGTGCTAAAACCAAGCTGCCGATTCACGTAGCCGATGATCCGCTCAAAGCGGTGGTGAAAGGTACGGGTGAGGTCATTAAAAATCTGGACATGTACCGGTCCGTATTGATTAGTTAA
- a CDS encoding nucleotidyltransferase family protein has product MEAVAVDKEFILNTLSANRERLRKEFGIVRIGLFGSFARNEQTQKSDIDLVYNLVDGHHLSLVDRDRLQRLLKKQMRRKPDLINQQYMNPFTKYTMLKDVIYV; this is encoded by the coding sequence ATGGAAGCTGTAGCCGTTGACAAAGAATTTATTTTGAATACGCTGAGTGCTAATCGTGAACGACTGCGCAAGGAGTTTGGTATTGTCCGCATTGGGCTATTCGGTAGTTTTGCCCGGAACGAACAGACCCAGAAGAGCGATATTGACTTGGTATACAATCTAGTAGATGGTCACCATTTGTCTTTAGTGGATAGGGATCGTTTACAGCGATTACTCAAGAAGCAGATGCGCCGTAAACCAGACCTGATCAATCAGCAATACATGAATCCGTTCACCAAGTATACTATGCTGAAAGATGTAATTTATGTATAA
- a CDS encoding DUF4890 domain-containing protein produces the protein MFKKLAFGGLMLSLLSLPLLAQQTTAPNASTTTQRGRGRGMQAYQAGDPATRARKMTDRMTKQLGLDEASAKKVYDVTLARAEKVDAIQKGTDDNKAKGKALKANADEYKSKLQSILTPDQFAKFESMRGRMGRGRGNNDGDKDGQK, from the coding sequence ATGTTTAAGAAACTAGCATTTGGCGGATTGATGCTTTCGCTACTGTCGTTGCCACTGCTGGCTCAGCAAACCACTGCGCCAAACGCGTCCACTACAACCCAACGGGGTAGAGGGCGGGGCATGCAGGCGTATCAGGCTGGTGATCCAGCGACACGCGCCCGTAAAATGACGGATCGCATGACGAAGCAACTTGGATTGGATGAAGCTTCAGCCAAAAAAGTGTACGATGTAACACTGGCCCGCGCCGAAAAAGTCGATGCCATTCAGAAAGGTACCGACGATAACAAAGCGAAAGGAAAAGCCCTGAAAGCGAACGCTGACGAATACAAGAGTAAACTGCAAAGCATTTTAACGCCCGACCAGTTTGCTAAATTCGAATCGATGCGTGGCCGTATGGGCAGAGGTCGTGGTAATAATGACGGTGACAAAGACGGGCAGAAATAA
- a CDS encoding HepT-like ribonuclease domain-containing protein, producing MLECIEKIFLYSSPFDTVEEFIWANDQLNYNASWGLLLAIGEESKRLDAGLKNEFQQIPWRNIAGMRNFLAHDYRGIDYDLLYEVINKNLPVLKEALMAMVDKVDYEKTLLATVLESPYYKHILYLREKLHD from the coding sequence ATGCTGGAATGTATAGAAAAGATTTTCTTGTACAGTAGCCCGTTTGACACGGTAGAAGAATTTATCTGGGCTAATGATCAGCTGAACTACAATGCAAGCTGGGGTCTGCTGCTGGCAATAGGCGAAGAATCAAAACGGCTTGATGCTGGCCTGAAAAATGAGTTCCAACAAATTCCCTGGCGCAATATCGCTGGTATGAGAAATTTTCTAGCGCATGATTACCGTGGTATTGACTATGATTTACTATACGAAGTTATCAACAAAAATCTGCCAGTACTGAAAGAGGCCCTTATGGCTATGGTAGACAAAGTTGATTATGAGAAAACCCTATTGGCAACGGTATTAGAATCTCCTTACTACAAGCACATCTTATACCTACGCGAGAAACTACATGACTGA
- a CDS encoding NHL repeat-containing protein yields MSSSVSRRLFMQQASLIAAAGITGPTIISAKANPHKAETSILGHNGFRYRVVPGWGVLDAGKNPVNDCHEMVQDAKGRILLLTNETKNNILIYDKSGKLLETWGHDYPGGHGLTLGGEGNEQFLLITDTDRHQVIKTDLKGRELMKLDYPKETGVYAYPSQFKPTETAVNPVNGDIYVVDGYGLNYVMQYDKAGKLIRYWGGKGEANDTFDCCHGIVVDRRTSNPTLLITDRRRNALKRFTLDGKYVSTIALPGSYICRPVIHGDNIYGAVFRSTSDSYPDSGYIQILDKNDQVVSTPGGSAPVYQDGKLAEQRKDRSISAFLHPHDVLVDADDSIYVAQWSSRKTYPVKLERVA; encoded by the coding sequence ATGTCTTCTTCGGTTTCGCGTCGGTTGTTTATGCAGCAGGCATCGCTCATCGCAGCGGCAGGCATCACAGGTCCAACCATAATCTCGGCTAAAGCAAATCCGCACAAGGCCGAAACATCGATTCTGGGCCATAATGGATTTCGCTACCGGGTCGTGCCGGGATGGGGTGTGCTGGATGCGGGTAAAAATCCGGTCAATGACTGCCACGAAATGGTGCAGGATGCCAAAGGGCGAATCCTGCTGCTGACCAACGAGACAAAAAACAACATTCTCATTTACGATAAATCTGGCAAGCTACTCGAAACGTGGGGACACGATTACCCTGGTGGACACGGCCTGACACTCGGCGGGGAAGGGAATGAACAGTTTCTGCTGATTACCGATACGGACCGGCATCAGGTGATCAAAACTGATCTGAAAGGCCGTGAATTGATGAAGCTGGACTATCCGAAAGAAACGGGTGTTTACGCCTACCCGTCGCAGTTCAAACCGACCGAAACGGCTGTCAATCCGGTCAATGGAGATATCTATGTCGTGGATGGGTATGGCCTGAACTATGTGATGCAGTATGACAAAGCCGGGAAGCTTATTCGCTATTGGGGTGGTAAAGGGGAGGCCAACGACACCTTCGATTGCTGTCATGGCATTGTTGTAGATCGGCGAACCAGCAACCCAACCCTGCTCATCACTGACCGACGGCGAAATGCACTCAAACGGTTTACGCTCGACGGAAAATACGTTTCGACCATCGCCTTACCGGGTTCATACATCTGTCGACCCGTTATTCACGGTGACAACATCTACGGAGCTGTTTTCCGAAGCACGTCGGATAGTTACCCGGATTCGGGCTATATTCAGATTCTGGATAAGAACGATCAGGTCGTTTCGACACCCGGCGGATCGGCACCGGTTTATCAGGATGGTAAACTGGCTGAACAACGCAAAGACCGGAGTATCTCCGCTTTTTTGCACCCGCACGATGTGCTGGTCGACGCCGATGACAGCATCTACGTTGCCCAGTGGAGTTCCAGGAAAACGTATCCTGTCAAATTAGAACGGGTCGCCTGA
- a CDS encoding GAF domain-containing protein yields the protein MAETLLIPQTSDRRAMYDSLVPQIAALIDGEPDLVANLANIAAALKEAFGFFWVGFYLKKENQLVLGPFQGPIACTRIAFEKGVCGAAYTRRETILVPDVEQFPGHIACSSASKSEVVVPVFDRFGAVSMVLDVDSDQLNDFSQIDADGLERIAALITAL from the coding sequence ATGGCCGAAACACTGCTTATTCCACAAACATCCGATCGGCGGGCTATGTACGATAGCCTCGTACCGCAAATTGCCGCGCTGATCGACGGCGAGCCGGATCTGGTCGCTAATCTGGCCAATATTGCCGCTGCGCTGAAAGAAGCGTTCGGCTTTTTCTGGGTCGGCTTTTATCTCAAAAAAGAGAACCAACTGGTGCTGGGACCCTTTCAGGGACCTATTGCCTGCACGCGTATTGCTTTTGAAAAGGGCGTCTGCGGAGCTGCCTATACCCGACGCGAAACGATTCTGGTTCCGGATGTCGAGCAATTCCCCGGACACATCGCCTGTAGTTCTGCATCGAAATCCGAAGTCGTTGTACCCGTCTTCGATCGGTTCGGAGCGGTCAGTATGGTGCTGGATGTTGATAGTGACCAGCTGAACGATTTCAGCCAGATTGACGCTGACGGATTGGAACGAATTGCTGCCTTGATCACCGCCCTCTAA
- the mreC gene encoding rod shape-determining protein MreC, whose protein sequence is MGELVDFFVRSRNFILFVLLEVLCFYFIINTSNYWSVTYFNTSNRYAAQVLAWSNAANEYTRLRQVNADLAMENQRLNTRLTQLLQSKPASPAEYQADSAFADRFKYTVAKVIDNTTQFANNYITIDKGTDDGIHPGMGVISPTGIVGKIKVCNRHFSVVTSILHSEFLVSSKLTKANEIGSAKWDGIDPHLMKLDAIASYKTVNKGDSAVTSEFNSTFPPGILVGRVRTVGVQSNQTFHDITLDLATNFSNLSFVYIVENRLQAEQEQLEKQVEKEK, encoded by the coding sequence ATGGGAGAGTTAGTCGACTTTTTTGTTCGAAGCCGAAACTTCATTTTGTTTGTACTGCTGGAAGTACTTTGTTTTTACTTTATCATCAACACGAGCAATTACTGGAGTGTGACCTACTTCAACACATCGAACCGGTACGCGGCTCAGGTGCTGGCGTGGTCGAACGCGGCCAATGAATATACGCGCCTGCGTCAGGTCAACGCCGATCTGGCTATGGAAAACCAGCGACTCAATACCCGGCTGACGCAACTTCTCCAGAGCAAACCAGCTTCCCCCGCCGAATACCAGGCCGATTCAGCCTTTGCCGATCGTTTTAAGTATACGGTGGCCAAGGTGATCGATAATACAACGCAGTTTGCCAATAACTACATTACCATTGACAAAGGCACCGATGATGGCATTCATCCGGGTATGGGGGTGATTTCGCCAACGGGCATTGTGGGTAAGATCAAGGTCTGCAACCGGCATTTTTCGGTCGTTACGTCGATTCTACATTCGGAGTTTCTGGTATCATCGAAGTTGACGAAAGCGAATGAGATCGGGTCCGCAAAATGGGACGGAATTGATCCACACCTGATGAAACTGGACGCGATTGCGAGCTACAAGACCGTGAATAAGGGCGACTCCGCTGTAACGTCGGAGTTTAACTCAACCTTCCCGCCGGGTATTCTGGTAGGGCGGGTGCGTACGGTAGGGGTTCAGTCAAACCAGACCTTTCACGACATTACGCTCGATCTGGCAACGAATTTCAGTAATCTGTCTTTCGTTTACATCGTCGAAAATCGCCTGCAGGCCGAGCAGGAGCAGTTAGAAAAACAAGTCGAAAAAGAGAAATAG
- a CDS encoding 1-deoxy-D-xylulose-5-phosphate reductoisomerase, with protein MTDTKKRHIAILGSTGSIGTQAIEVVKAHPDKFQVEVLTTNNNAELLIQQAVDLKPNVVVICNEDRYEQVFAALDPLDIKVYAGASSIASVVQMDTVDMVLTAMVGYAGLLPTIKAIEAGKSIALANKETLVVAGELITQLAAQKGVNIYPVDSEHSAIFQCLVGEFHNPIEKIILTASGGPFRGKSREYLSTVTKAQALKHPNWTMGAKITIDSATLMNKGLEVIEAKWLFGLTPDQIDVIVHPQSIIHSLVQFEDGSLKAQMGLPDMRLPIQFALGYPNRLPSTFQRFNFMDYPTLTFEKPDLETFRNLQLAFTTLERGGNAPCIINAANEVAVDAFLHDHVSFLEISEIIESCLAKATFVQNPTYEDYVQTDDEARRLASERIKSLV; from the coding sequence ATGACTGACACAAAAAAACGCCATATCGCCATTCTTGGCTCGACCGGCTCCATTGGCACGCAGGCGATTGAGGTGGTCAAGGCACACCCCGACAAATTTCAGGTTGAGGTATTGACAACGAACAACAACGCCGAGCTGCTTATTCAGCAGGCCGTCGATCTGAAACCAAACGTCGTTGTGATCTGCAACGAGGATCGCTACGAGCAGGTATTCGCGGCCCTCGACCCGCTCGATATCAAAGTCTATGCCGGGGCTAGCTCCATTGCGTCGGTGGTCCAGATGGATACGGTTGATATGGTCCTGACGGCTATGGTTGGGTACGCGGGTTTGTTGCCCACCATCAAAGCCATTGAAGCCGGGAAGTCGATCGCGCTGGCTAATAAGGAAACGCTCGTGGTGGCGGGTGAGCTGATCACTCAACTGGCGGCACAGAAAGGTGTCAACATTTACCCGGTCGATTCTGAGCATTCGGCCATTTTTCAGTGTCTGGTTGGCGAGTTCCACAATCCGATCGAGAAAATCATTCTGACCGCTTCGGGGGGGCCATTCCGGGGCAAGTCGCGGGAGTATCTGTCGACCGTCACCAAAGCACAGGCGCTTAAACACCCGAACTGGACGATGGGGGCTAAAATCACAATTGATTCGGCCACGCTTATGAATAAAGGCCTGGAAGTGATCGAAGCCAAATGGCTGTTCGGACTGACGCCCGATCAGATCGACGTAATCGTTCATCCGCAGAGTATCATTCATTCGCTGGTTCAGTTTGAAGACGGCAGCCTAAAAGCACAGATGGGCCTGCCCGATATGCGGCTGCCAATTCAGTTTGCCCTTGGTTACCCGAATCGGCTGCCATCTACGTTCCAGCGTTTCAATTTTATGGATTATCCGACGCTGACGTTTGAGAAACCGGATCTGGAAACGTTTCGAAACCTGCAACTGGCTTTCACTACCCTGGAGCGGGGCGGTAATGCCCCCTGTATCATCAACGCAGCCAATGAAGTAGCCGTCGATGCGTTTCTGCATGATCACGTAAGTTTTCTGGAAATTTCGGAAATTATCGAGTCGTGTTTAGCGAAAGCAACCTTTGTTCAGAATCCGACGTATGAAGATTATGTCCAGACCGACGATGAAGCTCGGCGATTAGCTTCGGAGCGAATTAAAAGTTTAGTTTGA